The proteins below are encoded in one region of Micromonospora pisi:
- a CDS encoding ABC transporter ATP-binding protein, with protein sequence MSIEPLLSVRGVHRRFNTGPTSVHALRGVSFDVAAGSMVALVGRSGSGKTTLLNVIGGLDRPDTGTVHVDGTDVTALDEDGLSRLRREKVSYVFQSFGLIPVLSAAENVGAPLRLARVAPAERERRVELLLELVGLADHARQRPAELSGGQQQRVAIARALAASPRLLIADEPTGQLDAETGLSVMALLRGVVESEGVTALVSTHDAVMMALADRVIRIHDGHLDEQAAGQPYEHVPDAT encoded by the coding sequence ATGAGCATCGAGCCGCTGCTCAGCGTGCGCGGCGTGCACCGGCGGTTCAACACCGGGCCGACCTCCGTGCACGCCCTGCGCGGCGTGTCGTTCGACGTGGCCGCCGGTTCCATGGTGGCGCTCGTCGGCCGGTCCGGCTCGGGCAAGACCACCCTGCTCAACGTCATCGGCGGGCTGGACCGCCCGGACACCGGCACCGTGCACGTCGACGGCACCGACGTCACCGCACTCGACGAGGACGGCCTGTCCCGGCTGCGGCGCGAAAAGGTGTCGTACGTCTTCCAGAGCTTCGGCCTGATCCCGGTGCTGTCGGCCGCGGAGAACGTCGGCGCCCCGCTGCGGCTGGCCCGCGTCGCCCCGGCCGAGCGCGAGCGGCGAGTCGAACTGCTGCTGGAGCTGGTGGGCCTGGCCGACCACGCCCGGCAGCGGCCGGCCGAGCTGTCCGGCGGCCAGCAGCAGCGGGTGGCGATCGCCCGCGCGCTGGCTGCCTCGCCCCGGCTGCTGATCGCCGACGAGCCCACGGGGCAACTGGACGCCGAGACGGGTCTGTCGGTGATGGCCCTGCTGCGCGGGGTGGTGGAGTCCGAAGGCGTCACCGCGCTGGTGTCGACGCACGACGCGGTGATGATGGCGTTGGCCGACCGGGTGATCCGCATCCACGACGGGCATCTCGACGAACAGGCAGCCGGACAGCCGTACGAGCACGTGCCGGACGCGACGTGA
- a CDS encoding ABC transporter ATP-binding protein: MPSTPLSLPQSSARAPEFGRDALIVCENLVRIYQTGSIEVQALQGLDLAVDNGEMVAVVGASGSGKSTLLSILAGIDAPTAGRARVDRWNLLAMSRADRVEYRRHTVGFVRQQTASNLVPYLTAREMVDLPMTAARTEKKQRRERAAELLDSLGVADCADRRPAQLSGGQQMRVAIAVALANQPRVLLADEPTGELDAATSAEVFGVLRDVNRRYGVTVVVVTHDPEVSGQVERTVAIRDGRTSSEVLRRTTTNAEGDTHMIAEEYAVMDRAGRVQVPRDFRQALALTRRVRLALEPDHITIRPDAGSNE, from the coding sequence ATGCCCAGCACACCGCTGTCCTTGCCGCAGTCATCCGCGCGGGCGCCCGAGTTCGGCCGGGACGCGCTCATCGTCTGCGAGAACCTGGTGCGGATCTACCAGACCGGTTCGATCGAGGTGCAGGCACTGCAGGGACTCGACCTGGCCGTGGACAACGGTGAGATGGTCGCCGTCGTCGGCGCCTCCGGGTCGGGTAAGTCGACGCTGCTGTCCATCCTGGCCGGCATCGACGCCCCCACCGCCGGACGGGCCCGGGTCGACCGGTGGAACCTGCTGGCGATGTCCCGCGCGGACCGCGTGGAGTACCGGCGGCACACCGTCGGGTTCGTACGACAGCAGACGGCGAGCAACCTGGTTCCCTACCTGACCGCACGGGAGATGGTCGACCTACCGATGACGGCGGCCCGTACCGAGAAGAAGCAGCGCCGGGAGCGCGCGGCCGAACTGCTGGACAGCCTCGGCGTCGCCGACTGCGCCGACCGACGCCCCGCGCAGCTCTCCGGCGGGCAGCAGATGCGGGTCGCGATCGCGGTGGCGCTGGCCAACCAGCCGCGGGTCCTGCTCGCCGACGAGCCGACCGGCGAACTGGACGCCGCCACGTCCGCGGAGGTCTTCGGCGTGCTGCGGGACGTCAACCGACGGTACGGCGTCACCGTTGTCGTGGTGACCCACGACCCGGAGGTCAGCGGCCAGGTCGAACGGACAGTCGCGATCCGCGACGGGCGCACCAGCAGCGAGGTGCTGCGCCGTACCACCACCAACGCGGAGGGCGACACGCACATGATCGCCGAGGAGTACGCCGTGATGGACCGGGCCGGGCGGGTCCAGGTGCCCCGCGACTTCCGCCAGGCGCTGGCGCTGACCCGGCGGGTCCGGCTGGCCCTGGAGCCCGACCACATCACGATCCGCCCCGACGCGGGAAGTAACGAATGA
- a CDS encoding RNA polymerase subunit sigma-70 codes for MSADTRLEELGVSSLGGNGLGEVDEPAFSGLAERHRRELHVHCYRMLGSFEDAEDTVQETFLRAWRRRETFEGRSTFRAWLYRIATNACLDLLAKRRPEPATGGEVLWLQPYPDRLLDELPAGDADEPETVAVARETIELAYLVAVQHLAPRPRAVLILRDVLGWPARDVAELLGDSVNSVNSALQRARAGMREHLPAERQDWTGGEEDAGTRELVRRYTDASVATDVDGLAALLRDDVRYSMPPTPGLHVGRDMVVNDWVASGFVGMKHLRAVLTSVNRQPAVAFYLWRKPEGAYLPLTIDVLRVTGGAIIEIVTFHDDQFPRLGLPERLPADGTE; via the coding sequence ATGAGTGCGGACACGCGACTGGAGGAGCTGGGCGTGAGCAGTCTGGGCGGGAACGGGCTGGGCGAGGTCGACGAGCCGGCGTTCTCGGGACTGGCGGAGCGGCACCGGCGGGAGCTGCACGTGCACTGCTACCGGATGCTCGGGTCGTTCGAGGACGCCGAAGACACCGTGCAGGAGACGTTCCTCCGTGCCTGGCGGCGGCGGGAGACCTTCGAGGGGCGGTCGACGTTCAGGGCCTGGCTGTACCGGATCGCCACCAACGCCTGCCTGGACCTGCTCGCCAAGCGCCGCCCGGAGCCCGCGACCGGCGGCGAGGTGCTGTGGCTGCAGCCCTACCCGGACCGGCTGCTCGACGAGCTGCCCGCAGGCGACGCGGACGAGCCGGAGACCGTCGCCGTCGCGCGGGAGACGATCGAGCTGGCGTACCTGGTCGCAGTCCAGCACCTCGCGCCGCGCCCGCGAGCCGTGCTGATCCTGCGGGACGTGCTCGGCTGGCCGGCGAGAGACGTCGCGGAGCTCCTCGGGGACTCCGTCAACTCCGTGAACAGCGCGCTGCAGCGGGCCCGCGCCGGCATGCGGGAGCACCTGCCCGCCGAGCGGCAGGACTGGACCGGCGGCGAGGAGGACGCCGGGACGCGCGAGTTGGTGCGCCGCTATACCGACGCCAGCGTCGCCACGGACGTCGACGGGCTCGCCGCACTGCTGCGGGACGACGTCCGCTACTCGATGCCGCCCACGCCGGGCCTGCACGTCGGCCGCGACATGGTGGTGAACGACTGGGTTGCGAGCGGCTTCGTGGGCATGAAGCACCTGCGCGCCGTCCTCACCTCCGTAAACCGGCAGCCCGCCGTCGCCTTCTACCTCTGGCGGAAGCCGGAGGGCGCGTACCTGCCCCTGACGATCGACGTCCTGCGCGTCACCGGCGGGGCGATCATCGAGATCGTCACGTTCCACGACGACCAGTTCCCGCGGCTCGGGCTGCCGGAGCGCCTGCCGGCGGACGGTACGGAGTAG
- a CDS encoding substrate-binding domain-containing protein, translated as MRRTAYLTLLVVLLTAVAGCTSQAPPEPSEGSEAPYKRGSGVLRVLAGSELADLGPILAQAEDATGVRVQLTEIGTLDGIERVVSGAAAADQDAIWFSSNRYLELHPNAIGKIDVSTKVANSPVVLGLRTSVARQLGWDAHRPTWSEIATAAGDGRFTYGMTNPAASNSGYSALVSVAAALAGTGRALGTAEINALTPRLRPFFAGQSLTAGSSGWLAEAYVKRQGGDAPVDGLINYESVLVSLNHGGKLAEPLTIVHPADGVVTADYPLTLLAGASEQARTNYAAIADFLRRPSTQRRIMETTFRRPAVPGIPLADVLGPLEGGLVELPFPSRYDAATALVTGFGDALRRPARTIYLLDVSGSMRGARLDGLKSALLGLSGADTSLSGELTRFNGREQVILLPFSTRPSAPRRFDVPETNREPALDRIRGDVRQLTAEGDTAVYDALVNGLDLARQLDATEPGRITSVVLLTDGERTVGRSFADFRSYHGKLPARAKAVPVFALLFGEGNVGEMDEIAALTGGRTFDARTGPLAAVFKEIRGYQ; from the coding sequence GTGCGCCGTACCGCATATCTGACCCTGCTGGTGGTTCTGCTCACCGCCGTGGCCGGGTGCACCAGCCAGGCCCCACCCGAGCCGTCCGAGGGCTCCGAGGCCCCGTACAAGCGCGGCTCGGGTGTACTGCGGGTGCTGGCCGGCTCGGAACTGGCCGACCTGGGGCCGATCCTGGCCCAGGCCGAGGACGCGACCGGGGTACGGGTGCAACTCACCGAGATCGGCACGCTGGACGGGATCGAGCGGGTGGTCTCCGGCGCCGCCGCAGCCGACCAGGACGCGATCTGGTTCTCCAGCAACCGCTACCTGGAGCTGCACCCGAACGCCATCGGCAAGATCGACGTGAGCACCAAGGTGGCCAACTCCCCGGTGGTGCTCGGGCTGCGCACCTCGGTGGCGCGACAACTGGGCTGGGACGCGCACCGGCCGACCTGGAGCGAGATCGCCACGGCGGCCGGGGACGGCAGGTTCACGTACGGCATGACAAATCCGGCGGCGTCGAACTCTGGCTACTCCGCGCTGGTGAGTGTCGCCGCCGCCCTCGCCGGCACCGGTCGGGCACTGGGTACGGCCGAAATCAACGCGCTCACGCCTCGGCTCCGGCCCTTCTTCGCCGGGCAGTCCCTCACCGCCGGTTCGTCCGGGTGGCTGGCCGAGGCGTACGTCAAGCGGCAGGGCGGCGACGCCCCGGTGGACGGGCTGATCAACTACGAGTCGGTGCTCGTGTCCCTCAACCACGGCGGCAAGCTCGCCGAACCGCTGACCATCGTCCACCCCGCCGACGGCGTGGTAACCGCCGACTACCCGCTCACGTTGCTCGCCGGCGCCTCCGAACAGGCGCGGACCAACTACGCGGCGATCGCCGACTTCCTGCGCCGACCGAGCACCCAACGCCGGATCATGGAGACCACGTTCCGCCGGCCGGCCGTGCCCGGCATCCCCCTCGCCGACGTCCTCGGTCCGCTCGAAGGTGGTCTGGTTGAGCTGCCGTTCCCGTCCCGGTACGACGCGGCGACCGCGCTCGTCACCGGCTTCGGCGACGCACTACGCCGACCGGCGCGCACCATCTACCTGCTCGACGTCTCCGGGTCGATGCGTGGTGCCCGGCTGGACGGGCTCAAGTCCGCACTGCTTGGTCTCTCCGGCGCCGACACCTCGCTCTCCGGCGAGTTGACCAGGTTCAACGGTCGGGAACAGGTGATCCTGCTCCCGTTCAGCACCAGGCCGTCGGCACCGCGCCGGTTCGACGTACCGGAGACGAACCGGGAGCCTGCGCTCGACCGGATCCGCGGCGACGTACGGCAGTTGACCGCCGAGGGCGACACCGCGGTCTACGACGCGCTCGTGAACGGCCTCGACCTGGCCCGCCAACTCGACGCGACCGAACCCGGCCGGATCACCTCGGTCGTGCTGCTCACCGACGGCGAGCGCACGGTCGGGAGAAGCTTCGCGGACTTCCGGTCGTACCACGGCAAGCTGCCGGCGCGGGCGAAGGCCGTACCGGTGTTCGCTCTGCTGTTCGGCGAGGGGAACGTGGGCGAGATGGACGAGATCGCCGCGCTGACCGGAGGCCGTACGTTCGACGCGCGGACCGGTCCACTGGCGGCGGTCTTCAAGGAGATCCGCGGCTACCAGTGA
- a CDS encoding ATP-binding protein — protein sequence MDVTHPAGASKREIEVLVMLGARLSNADIAGRLHISVRTVENHVSSLLRKYGVADRRALGELAVQVQAGAPVPGRLAGLPSTLTTFIGRNAEREYLMETLRGARLVTVVGPGGVGKTRLAGQIAAAAGPSFPSGGAFVDLVPARGGYVAQAVAATLGVSERPQQSLEDAVVERLGEGRSLLVLDNCEHVIDVVAPFAERVLAACPGTRILATSRERLGVRGERAVPLGPLPLESDAERLFVDRATAADPGFAADPAVVAKLCARLDGMPLAIELAAARSATLGENGLLAALDDQLRLVAGGRGVDERHRSLRAVIGWSHDLLDDEEQALFRRLAVFAGAFDLAAVAGVSPAGTTRGAVADVLGRLADKSLVSVHRSGGAARWRLLQTVRAFAIEQLDASGERPEIQDRHLRWAADVATELETRLDGDEWYEQFDGVADDLRAALAVAPEGPDELPHRLAQALAHLAYTRRFLIESLGHYRTAAERAPAPAEAAADLYAASAVSHAIGDDGQRPFDLLLAAAQRARVAGDRGATAIALAQAVTTARRHPAGFAAEVPYERLRDLLDEAASAAAGSSDAVVAARLAEAAAWAATSDRYEADPALAEAAVAAARASGDPVLISAALDAVATADIVAGRGTDVRRITDERLALLPAMSRHDPNAAPEIVDTYRMAHLAALGVGDLPAALSIGQRTLDDDLAGSSYYSAALLITPLVLSGRFDEALRMAGTAWEGWRRAGRPRTGTMSPPMAAVALVHGLRGDDEGCALWRSRAIEVIGELPPHSTFVSMVDARLAVHTGRVEDAAALVRLTFNGIRSWSPPYSRAVGAELAVIAELPDAPDLLSAAERHENAWATACTARARGRLYGDAAALTASVAGWERIGARFERACTLLLLPHRAAEGRRDLAALGVEVSAQ from the coding sequence ATGGATGTCACGCATCCCGCCGGAGCGTCGAAGCGGGAAATCGAGGTGCTCGTCATGCTGGGCGCGCGCCTGTCCAACGCGGACATCGCCGGCAGGCTGCACATCTCCGTGCGGACCGTGGAGAATCACGTCTCCTCGCTGCTGCGCAAGTACGGCGTCGCCGACCGGAGGGCCCTCGGCGAGCTCGCCGTACAGGTGCAGGCGGGGGCGCCGGTACCTGGACGGCTGGCCGGCCTGCCATCGACGCTCACCACCTTCATCGGCAGAAACGCGGAGCGCGAGTATCTGATGGAGACGCTGCGCGGCGCCCGGCTGGTGACCGTGGTGGGACCGGGCGGGGTGGGCAAGACGCGGCTGGCAGGCCAGATCGCCGCGGCGGCGGGGCCTTCTTTCCCCTCCGGCGGCGCCTTCGTCGATCTCGTTCCGGCCCGCGGCGGGTACGTCGCACAGGCGGTGGCCGCCACGCTCGGCGTCAGCGAGCGCCCCCAGCAGTCGCTGGAGGACGCCGTGGTGGAGCGGCTCGGGGAGGGCCGATCGCTGCTGGTGCTGGACAACTGCGAGCACGTGATCGACGTGGTGGCACCGTTCGCGGAGCGGGTGCTGGCCGCCTGCCCGGGCACGCGCATCCTGGCCACCAGCAGGGAACGCCTCGGCGTACGGGGTGAGCGTGCCGTACCGCTGGGCCCGCTGCCGCTGGAGTCCGACGCCGAGCGACTCTTCGTCGACCGCGCTACCGCCGCGGACCCCGGATTCGCGGCGGACCCCGCAGTGGTCGCGAAGCTGTGCGCGCGACTGGACGGTATGCCGCTGGCGATCGAGTTGGCCGCGGCCCGCAGTGCCACCCTGGGCGAGAACGGGTTGTTGGCCGCGCTCGACGACCAGCTACGGCTGGTGGCCGGCGGTAGGGGTGTGGACGAGCGGCACCGCTCGCTGCGCGCGGTCATCGGCTGGAGCCACGACCTGCTCGATGACGAGGAACAGGCACTGTTCCGGCGGCTCGCCGTCTTCGCCGGGGCGTTCGACCTCGCCGCCGTCGCCGGGGTGAGCCCGGCCGGGACCACCCGCGGTGCGGTTGCCGACGTGCTCGGCAGGCTGGCGGACAAGAGCCTGGTCAGCGTGCACCGCTCGGGTGGAGCGGCCCGGTGGCGACTGCTGCAGACGGTGCGCGCGTTCGCCATCGAACAGCTGGACGCCTCCGGCGAGCGGCCGGAGATCCAGGACCGGCACCTGCGCTGGGCGGCGGACGTCGCCACCGAACTGGAGACGCGGCTGGACGGCGACGAGTGGTACGAACAGTTCGACGGCGTCGCCGACGATCTGAGAGCCGCCCTCGCCGTCGCCCCCGAAGGCCCGGATGAGCTGCCGCACCGGCTGGCCCAGGCACTGGCACACCTCGCCTACACACGGCGGTTCCTGATCGAATCGCTCGGCCACTACCGGACCGCCGCCGAGCGGGCCCCCGCTCCGGCCGAGGCCGCGGCGGACCTGTACGCGGCCTCCGCCGTCTCGCATGCGATCGGCGACGACGGTCAGCGGCCCTTCGACCTGCTGCTCGCCGCCGCGCAGCGGGCCCGGGTGGCCGGGGATCGTGGGGCCACGGCCATCGCGCTGGCGCAGGCGGTCACCACCGCGCGGCGGCACCCGGCGGGGTTCGCCGCCGAGGTTCCGTACGAGCGCCTGCGTGACCTCCTCGACGAGGCGGCGTCGGCTGCCGCCGGGTCGAGCGACGCCGTGGTGGCGGCCCGCCTCGCCGAGGCGGCGGCCTGGGCTGCGACCTCCGACAGGTACGAGGCCGACCCGGCGCTCGCCGAGGCCGCCGTGGCAGCCGCCCGGGCCAGCGGCGATCCGGTGCTGATCAGCGCGGCACTGGACGCGGTGGCCACCGCCGACATCGTGGCGGGGCGGGGCACGGACGTTCGCCGGATCACGGACGAACGGTTGGCCCTGCTGCCCGCGATGTCCCGGCACGACCCGAACGCCGCCCCGGAGATCGTCGACACGTACCGGATGGCCCACCTGGCCGCCCTCGGCGTCGGTGACCTGCCGGCCGCCCTGTCGATCGGCCAGCGGACCCTGGACGACGACCTCGCCGGCAGTTCCTACTACTCGGCCGCCCTCCTGATCACGCCGCTGGTGCTCAGCGGACGCTTCGACGAGGCGCTGCGGATGGCGGGCACCGCGTGGGAGGGCTGGCGGCGGGCCGGCCGTCCGCGCACCGGCACGATGTCGCCGCCGATGGCGGCGGTCGCCCTGGTCCACGGACTACGCGGCGACGACGAGGGGTGCGCGCTGTGGCGTTCCCGCGCGATCGAGGTCATCGGGGAGCTACCCCCGCACTCCACGTTCGTGTCGATGGTCGACGCGCGGCTCGCCGTACACACCGGGCGGGTCGAGGACGCCGCCGCGCTCGTCCGCCTGACGTTCAACGGCATCCGCAGCTGGTCCCCGCCCTACTCGAGGGCGGTCGGCGCTGAGCTGGCCGTCATCGCCGAACTCCCCGACGCACCGGACCTGCTATCGGCCGCCGAGCGGCACGAGAACGCGTGGGCCACCGCCTGCACCGCCCGCGCCCGAGGCCGCCTGTATGGCGACGCCGCCGCCCTCACCGCCTCTGTGGCGGGATGGGAGCGCATCGGCGCCCGGTTCGAACGAGCCTGCACGCTCCTGCTGTTACCCCACCGTGCCGCCGAAGGCCGGCGAGACCTCGCCGCCCTCGGGGTCGAGGTCTCGGCTCAATGA
- a CDS encoding dihydrofolate reductase family protein, with the protein MIATDARPAPRAAGSTWVHRNHLGDIMGRVVLSIFTTADGVVDDPQRFTFQFVSEDSMRTGLAQLQAADALLLGRVTYEGFAASWPNMTDEAGFADKMNSMPKYVVSTTLDRAQWNNTTVISENVAETITKLKAEVNGDILIYGSVALVRWLLRNELVDELRLVTYPVVMGGGVRLFEEPGEPGVLRLVGAQAFDSGVVVLTYAPTGDKLVGWGQEPGAPVGEG; encoded by the coding sequence GTGATCGCCACCGATGCCCGTCCCGCCCCCCGTGCGGCAGGCTCGACCTGGGTTCACCGAAACCACTTGGGAGACATCATGGGACGCGTTGTTTTGTCCATATTCACCACTGCCGACGGGGTCGTCGACGATCCGCAGCGGTTCACGTTCCAGTTTGTCAGCGAGGACTCCATGCGGACCGGGCTGGCGCAGCTGCAGGCCGCCGACGCGCTGCTGCTCGGCCGGGTCACCTATGAGGGGTTTGCCGCGTCCTGGCCGAACATGACCGACGAGGCGGGCTTCGCCGACAAGATGAACAGCATGCCCAAGTACGTCGTCTCGACGACGCTGGACCGGGCCCAGTGGAACAACACCACCGTCATCAGCGAGAACGTTGCCGAGACGATCACCAAGCTGAAGGCCGAGGTGAATGGCGACATCCTGATTTACGGCAGCGTCGCACTGGTCAGGTGGCTGCTGCGCAACGAACTCGTCGACGAACTGCGCCTGGTCACCTACCCCGTCGTGATGGGCGGTGGCGTGCGCCTCTTCGAGGAGCCGGGCGAGCCGGGGGTGCTCCGGCTGGTCGGCGCGCAGGCGTTCGACTCGGGTGTGGTCGTGCTGACCTACGCTCCCACCGGGGACAAGCTCGTCGGGTGGGGGCAGGAGCCCGGGGCCCCGGTCGGTGAAGGGTGA
- a CDS encoding DUF1801 domain-containing protein, giving the protein MKEKTVNDDVTQYINKTQPWQIDVCEKLRVMIDQTIPGVEERLQYGKPHYLKNGHYAAVIAVAKSKVSFMVFNATDIPEVKGFLRAMGNGERKTVDIKEGQEVDFGALASILGKTTAAL; this is encoded by the coding sequence ATGAAGGAGAAGACCGTGAACGACGATGTCACCCAGTACATCAACAAGACGCAGCCGTGGCAGATCGACGTATGTGAGAAACTACGTGTGATGATCGACCAAACCATTCCAGGTGTTGAGGAACGGCTTCAGTACGGCAAGCCGCACTACCTCAAGAACGGCCACTACGCTGCCGTCATTGCGGTAGCCAAGTCCAAGGTCTCGTTCATGGTCTTCAACGCGACGGACATCCCTGAGGTCAAGGGATTCCTCCGGGCAATGGGCAACGGTGAACGCAAAACTGTCGACATCAAAGAAGGGCAAGAAGTCGACTTCGGCGCGCTCGCCAGCATCCTGGGAAAGACCACGGCCGCCCTGTAG
- a CDS encoding phage tail protein, with amino-acid sequence MSDMSLPLVPRGHFVVGTVVPYATGAPIDENFLEEQGWMYCNGRMISRSDYPDLFAVIGTLHGGGDGTSTFTLPDYRGYLLRGVDDHTGRDPDAGSRTEPAPGGASGNRCGSRQGHATARPQTAFALDSAGNHSHQARTPQGYSARAVIGSYRSIWNDDDVESNSGGNHHHTVDEGGDAETRPGNAYVNFIIRYRA; translated from the coding sequence ATGAGCGACATGTCGCTGCCGCTGGTGCCGCGCGGTCACTTCGTGGTGGGCACCGTCGTGCCGTACGCGACCGGTGCGCCGATCGACGAGAACTTCCTGGAGGAGCAGGGCTGGATGTACTGCAACGGGCGGATGATCAGTCGCAGTGACTATCCGGATCTGTTCGCGGTCATCGGAACCCTGCACGGCGGCGGCGACGGCACCAGCACGTTCACCCTGCCCGACTACCGGGGTTACCTCCTGCGCGGGGTGGACGACCACACCGGACGCGACCCGGACGCGGGAAGCCGGACCGAACCGGCACCGGGCGGCGCGTCCGGCAACCGGTGCGGGTCGCGGCAGGGCCACGCCACCGCCCGACCACAGACCGCCTTCGCGCTGGACTCCGCTGGCAACCACAGCCACCAGGCCCGCACCCCCCAGGGGTATTCGGCGCGGGCGGTGATCGGCAGCTACCGCAGCATCTGGAACGACGACGATGTGGAGTCCAACTCCGGCGGCAACCACCACCACACCGTCGACGAGGGCGGCGACGCCGAGACACGCCCCGGCAACGCGTACGTCAACTTCATCATTCGGTACCGGGCCTGA
- a CDS encoding phage tail protein, translated as MNGVQQGRPAEGLDDGVLIGSVVGYGGVVSGNSPPPDGWLLCDGSAVSRATYDRLYRVIGDIHGSGDGTNTFNLPDYRGRFHRGVDDGTGNDPDSGSRTASNPGGLTGDRVGSVQPKATARPAGAQLSSNWTGEHKHWVPNVPVDYSHAKGPSDHYARWNKETAETSRDGKHSHTITGGDLDSTPVNAYLNYLIYYGSGSSRGNR; from the coding sequence ATGAACGGTGTCCAACAGGGCCGGCCCGCTGAGGGCCTCGACGACGGGGTGCTCATCGGCTCGGTCGTCGGTTACGGCGGCGTCGTGTCGGGGAACTCACCTCCCCCGGACGGCTGGCTGCTGTGCGACGGCAGCGCCGTGTCCCGTGCCACCTACGACCGCCTGTACCGGGTGATCGGTGACATCCACGGCAGCGGGGACGGCACCAACACGTTCAACCTGCCCGACTACCGCGGTCGGTTCCACCGTGGCGTCGACGATGGCACCGGCAACGACCCGGACTCGGGGAGCCGGACCGCGTCGAACCCCGGCGGTCTCACCGGCGACCGGGTCGGCTCGGTCCAGCCGAAGGCCACCGCGCGTCCGGCCGGCGCCCAGCTCAGCAGCAACTGGACGGGCGAGCACAAGCACTGGGTGCCGAACGTGCCGGTCGACTACTCACACGCCAAGGGGCCGTCGGACCACTACGCCCGATGGAACAAGGAAACCGCGGAAACCTCGCGCGACGGCAAACACAGCCACACGATCACTGGAGGGGACCTGGACAGCACCCCGGTCAACGCCTACCTCAACTACCTGATCTATTACGGCAGCGGATCGTCGAGGGGGAACCGATGA
- a CDS encoding phage tail protein, translated as MTDEPSPVPVGTIVAFAGNVDLIWLDEQGWLYCDGAELRQTDHPALYAAIGGNYGAGHNSFRLPDLRGRFTRGVDLGAGRDPYVEARTPSAPGGLAGNNPGSLQGYYTSLPATTFKAADDGEHAHDVAHLPTENEGLATEGSHYGIWPDNTRQIRDAGAHGHTVTDGGDAETRPINKYVYFIIKYSQ; from the coding sequence ATGACAGATGAACCGTCACCGGTGCCGGTCGGCACCATCGTCGCCTTCGCCGGCAACGTCGACCTGATCTGGCTCGACGAGCAGGGCTGGCTCTACTGCGACGGCGCCGAGCTGCGCCAGACCGACCACCCCGCCCTGTACGCCGCGATCGGCGGCAACTACGGCGCCGGCCACAACAGCTTCCGCCTACCCGACCTGCGGGGCCGCTTCACCCGTGGCGTCGACCTCGGCGCGGGTCGGGACCCGTACGTTGAGGCGCGCACACCGTCGGCCCCCGGCGGACTCGCCGGCAACAATCCCGGCTCGCTGCAGGGCTACTACACCTCACTGCCGGCCACCACGTTCAAGGCGGCCGACGACGGTGAACACGCCCACGACGTAGCGCACCTGCCGACGGAGAACGAAGGGCTGGCGACCGAGGGCAGCCACTACGGAATCTGGCCGGACAACACGAGACAGATCAGGGACGCCGGCGCGCACGGCCACACCGTGACCGACGGCGGCGACGCGGAGACCAGGCCGATCAACAAATACGTGTATTTCATCATCAAATACAGCCAGTGA